In the genome of Fusarium fujikuroi IMI 58289 draft genome, chromosome FFUJ_chr02, one region contains:
- a CDS encoding related to NAM9-mitochondrial ribosomal protein, small subunit, whose translation MRRPTKYYSLTRPKLRQSWNKYNLFNIARAAGREPQVNSRATFFQQKWAAKSKTRGYHGEHVSEKKWVRLFSRRLQSAVDLPPEYLAANDGAEQAAGRGSGLTTSNVTAETYSRVPKGSTTVRSPSHPAQRGRAFGNVNDMLSEHFQNMTPYMQMTFAPLERRLDTAVFRAMFASSVRQARQFIIHGAVKVNGKKMVHPSYALNPGDMFQVEVEKVLYGTGEQKTAEYTTMESREKEMLDQQEESVRKHGLKKQSKVLDAVAKEGEEAESADAKALGKNARRRVEREVQLHRVKNLRTTAREILKGDMRNLSAKQKKDLRLFRDTAQRFLSLPEARELDARDLLHQIQAQITKLESVDTFRKADSTLAKAANAEASAEASAEESAEPQTEKSVSKLSKEEREAKKLQFKNNVLEKGLEGITNKADRDRAMNILATENLTHEETRRLINILRNDSENPIDPSKPYVTPWRPRPFMSAFAFIPRYLEVNPNICAAVYLRHPVARKGMAEVPTPFSYLTNQLAHNWYLGRG comes from the exons ATGCGTCGGCCTACGAAATACTATAGTCTGACGAGACCG AAACTCAGGCAATCATGGAACAAGTACAATCTGTTTAACATCGCCCGTGCAGCTGGTCGGGAGCCCCAAGTCAACAGTCGAGCAACATTTTTCCAGCAGAAATGGGCAGCCAAATCGAAAACCCGAGGTTATCACGGCGAGCATGTTTCCGAGAAGAAGTGGGTGCGGCTCTTTTCAAGACGTCTTCAATCCGCTGTCGATCTTCCTCCCGAATACCTAGCCGCCAACGATGGTGCCGAGCAGGCGGCTGGTCGTGGTTCAGGTCTGACGACATCCAATGTGACCGCCGAGACATACTCCAGAGTTCCCAAAGGCAGCACAACAGTCCGaagtccttctcatcctgctCAGCGAGGCCGAGCTTTTGGAAATGTGAATGATATGCTCTCAGAGCATTTCCAGAACATGACACCTTATATGCAAATGACATTCGCCCCATTGGAGCGAAGGTTGGATACCGCCGTCTTCCGGGCCATGTTTGCCAGCAGTGTACGACAAGCTCGTCAATTTATCATTCACGGAGCTGTCAAGGTGAACGGCAAGAAG ATGGTCCATCCATCGTACGCATTGAATCCTGGTGATATGTTtcaagttgaggttgagaaagtTCTATATGGCACTGGAGAGCAAAAGACAGCTGAGTATACAACTATGGAAAGTCGTGAGAAGGAGATGCTCGACCAACAAGAAGAGTCAGTCAGAAAGCATGGGCTGAAGAAGCAATccaaggttctcgatgctgttgctaaggaaggagaagaagctgagtcTGCTGATGCAAAGGCTCTTGGAAAAAACGCGCGCAGGCGTGTTGAGCGAGAGGTGCAGCTACACCGTGTCAAAAACCTCCGAACAACCGCCAGAGAGATTCTCAAGGGTGATATGAGAAACCTTTCTGCTAAGCAGAAGAAAGATTTACGACTATTCCGCGACACTGCCCAGCGTTTCCTGTCTCTTCCCGAGGCTCGTGAACTTGACGCACGAGACCTCCTCCATCAGATTCAGGCTCAGATCACAAAGCTTGAGTCTGTCGATACCTTCCGAAAGGCTGACTCAACACTGGCTAAAGCAGCCAATGCTGAAGCTTCAGCTGAAGCATCGGCCGAGGAGTCTGCTGAACCACAAACTGAGAAATCAGTTTCTAAATTAAGTAAGGAGGAAAGAGAGGCGAAGAAGTTGCAATTCAAGAACAACGTCCTTGAGAAAGGTCTGGAGGGCATCACGAATAAGGCAGATCGCGACCGGGCTATGAATATTTTGGCCACTGAGAACTTGACCCATGAGGAGACCCGCCGCCTCATCAACATTCTCAGAAACGACTCCGAGAACCCTATCGATCCCTCTAAACCCTATGTTACTCCCTGGCGTCCTCGCCCATTCATGTCTGCCTTTGCCTTCATCCCCCGCTACCTTGAGGTTAACCCCAACATCTGTGCTGCGGTCTACCTGCGTCATCCTGTCGCAAGAAAGGGTATGGCTGAGGTGCCTACGCCTTTCAGCTATTT